A window of the Mesotoga prima MesG1.Ag.4.2 genome harbors these coding sequences:
- a CDS encoding UDP-N-acetylmuramoyl-tripeptide--D-alanyl-D-alanine ligase, with protein MISKSSVEEFLLQTEDRNIVIDSRKVSAGDVFIGLKGEKVDGNDFVGEALSKGASLVFSDKAFDDQRVLRVDDTNEILIEAAKSILSKSKLSNRIGITGSNGKTTTKEISSFFLSKLGRVFKTAGNLNTEIGLPLSLLENRRELFSAQYGVFEFGTSTKGDIEKLVGIVQPDIAVLLNVGSAHVGNFKDIDELLQEKLSIFKSKRLSRAVLGGCDERLREFSKGLPVEVLLFGKEDVDFSIVDFAYDKGDTMLHFFCDGDRFVRLRGIWSYGQLLDLGAAYLVARLVGVEEPSVFLNDYKLPFSDRFTVSILKGITVISDFYNSSLESWESAILSIEKLRSSRKIAVAGSILEQGREEKRTHERLGELLSKFDETVLFTRDMAINAASKNVKPALVSDSEEEIAAWLHRNVRSGDLVFFKASRAIALEGVYKSFMELIESA; from the coding sequence GTGATATCCAAATCATCAGTTGAAGAATTCTTGCTTCAAACGGAAGACAGAAATATTGTCATCGATTCCAGAAAAGTTTCTGCCGGTGATGTCTTTATTGGGCTGAAAGGGGAAAAGGTCGATGGAAACGACTTTGTCGGAGAGGCGCTTTCCAAAGGGGCCTCTTTGGTATTTTCGGACAAGGCTTTCGACGACCAAAGAGTCTTGAGAGTAGACGACACAAATGAAATCCTTATAGAAGCAGCAAAGAGTATACTCTCGAAATCGAAACTTAGTAACAGGATAGGTATTACAGGTTCTAATGGAAAGACTACGACAAAAGAGATAAGCTCCTTTTTCCTCTCGAAACTTGGCAGAGTTTTTAAGACTGCAGGTAACCTCAATACAGAAATTGGATTGCCGTTATCTTTGCTGGAAAATAGGAGAGAGCTTTTTTCAGCTCAGTACGGTGTCTTTGAATTTGGGACGAGTACGAAGGGGGATATTGAAAAACTTGTCGGAATTGTCCAGCCCGACATCGCTGTTCTTCTCAATGTTGGAAGCGCTCACGTTGGAAATTTCAAAGACATCGACGAGTTATTGCAAGAGAAGCTATCCATATTCAAGTCGAAAAGGCTGTCCAGGGCGGTACTTGGAGGGTGTGATGAGAGACTGAGAGAGTTCTCGAAAGGGCTACCGGTGGAGGTCCTCCTATTTGGAAAAGAAGATGTTGATTTCTCAATAGTAGATTTCGCTTACGATAAAGGCGATACTATGCTTCATTTCTTTTGCGATGGGGACCGGTTTGTCAGACTCAGAGGCATATGGAGCTACGGTCAACTGCTGGATCTTGGCGCTGCCTATCTTGTGGCTCGTCTCGTCGGTGTTGAAGAACCTTCAGTATTTTTGAACGATTACAAGTTGCCCTTCAGTGACCGGTTTACCGTCAGTATTCTGAAGGGAATCACTGTGATAAGTGACTTCTACAACAGCAGCCTTGAATCATGGGAATCGGCGATCCTATCCATAGAAAAGCTTAGAAGCTCTCGAAAGATCGCTGTAGCCGGCTCTATTCTCGAACAGGGGAGAGAAGAAAAGAGAACTCACGAAAGGCTTGGTGAGTTGTTGTCAAAGTTTGATGAGACAGTTCTCTTTACGAGAGATATGGCGATAAACGCAGCTTCAAAGAACGTAAAGCCCGCGCTTGTGAGTGACAGCGAAGAGGAAATCGCTGCATGGCTCCACCGTAACGTAAGGAGTGGTGATCTCGTCTTCTTCAAAGCCTCGCGTGCGATAGCCCTTGAAGGGGTATACAAGTCGTTTATGGAGCTGATCGAAAGTGCATAG
- the mraY gene encoding phospho-N-acetylmuramoyl-pentapeptide-transferase yields the protein MHREVFTFLLAFLLSVLAIEPLKRYQKRRRIGQYIREEGPDLHNYKTGTPTAAGIVFIPIALAVASIFAFRAEILIVVIAGILFGLIGLVDDISKIVKRNASGLSGKRKLALQLVSAAFIVFLIQLVNPHTHIEIPFLGKIGLGFAYYPISALIIAGMSNAVNLTDGVDGLAASVYIFSLAPMLALPVWQNGLIAPISGALAGFLWYNWFPASIFMGDTGSLSLGGIMAVIFALDGREGFLIFFGLMFLVEMFSVIIQVFSFKVFGRRVFKMSPIHHHFELSNWKESKIAFRFSLIAFIGAVFGLLSW from the coding sequence GTGCATAGAGAAGTATTCACTTTCCTCCTGGCATTCCTTTTGTCTGTTCTAGCTATCGAGCCCTTAAAAAGATACCAGAAAAGGAGAAGGATAGGGCAATACATTCGCGAAGAAGGACCTGACCTCCATAACTATAAAACAGGTACCCCAACTGCAGCAGGAATTGTTTTTATTCCTATCGCCCTGGCAGTTGCATCAATCTTTGCCTTTAGAGCAGAGATCTTGATAGTTGTCATCGCTGGGATTCTTTTCGGCCTCATAGGACTTGTCGATGACATCTCGAAAATCGTGAAGAGAAATGCATCTGGACTGAGCGGAAAGAGAAAACTCGCCCTTCAGCTTGTCTCGGCTGCCTTCATCGTATTTTTAATTCAGCTTGTCAATCCTCATACACATATAGAGATACCCTTTCTCGGGAAAATCGGTCTCGGCTTCGCTTACTATCCGATTTCTGCTTTGATCATTGCCGGAATGAGCAACGCTGTAAATCTTACCGATGGCGTTGACGGATTGGCGGCCTCAGTGTACATATTTTCCTTGGCTCCTATGCTCGCTCTTCCCGTTTGGCAAAATGGTTTGATCGCTCCGATCAGCGGGGCTTTGGCTGGTTTTCTATGGTATAACTGGTTTCCCGCTTCTATATTTATGGGTGATACGGGATCGCTCTCGCTTGGAGGAATCATGGCCGTGATTTTTGCTTTAGACGGGAGAGAGGGTTTTCTCATATTTTTTGGTTTGATGTTCCTCGTGGAAATGTTCAGTGTAATCATTCAGGTATTCTCATTCAAGGTTTTTGGTCGGAGAGTGTTCAAGATGTCCCCAATACACCATCACTTTGAACTATCTAACTGGAAAGAAAGTAAAATTGCATTCAGGTTTTCATTGATCGCTTTCATCGGAGCAGTCTTCGGTCTGCTGTCCTGGTAG
- the murD gene encoding UDP-N-acetylmuramoyl-L-alanine--D-glutamate ligase, which translates to MKKLLEGKIGLVGFGVSNEKLLERLVKDRDSKSLFVSDTGKIKEEGRTLLKKFDIEYEEGGHTDRLFDCDAFIVSPGVSPFSEVGERIIHSGKYYTTELEVSLDELWSKPRGTVIGVTGTNGKSTTVTMLRHIISGKNRKVFQGGNLGYPLAGVAEEVYDYYVLEVSSFQLKWFAEERVRFHLSAVINLGEDHLDYHRSIDDYFKSKLRLAKMTEGITVVPKAVADCQKELLKGSKLRPFVALGEGFDSFDREHLRVRGIEFRTSDLPFTGLHNYENVLVVLLISQLIGLSAEDVFQELKSYTFLSHRLQLVRELEGVKYYDDSKATNAHAVSAALRSFEPSKTILILGGREKDETYSELIEQLGQLKHVVMLGSSMKILSAKLQMRGIPVSGAANMADAVKICRGLAAKGDNVVLSPAGSSYDLYINYSERGNHFREIVTALE; encoded by the coding sequence GTGAAAAAGTTGCTTGAAGGAAAAATCGGTCTTGTTGGATTCGGAGTTTCGAACGAGAAACTCCTTGAAAGATTGGTAAAAGATAGAGATTCCAAATCGCTTTTTGTTTCTGACACCGGTAAAATTAAAGAGGAAGGTAGGACGCTCCTCAAGAAGTTCGATATAGAATACGAGGAAGGGGGCCATACAGATCGTCTCTTTGACTGCGATGCCTTCATCGTATCCCCTGGAGTCTCGCCGTTTTCCGAAGTTGGAGAGAGAATTATCCATTCGGGGAAATACTACACGACCGAGCTTGAAGTATCCCTAGATGAGCTTTGGTCCAAGCCCAGAGGGACGGTGATCGGCGTCACGGGAACAAATGGTAAGTCAACAACCGTTACAATGCTCAGACACATTATTTCCGGAAAGAATCGAAAGGTCTTTCAGGGCGGAAACCTCGGTTACCCTCTCGCAGGTGTGGCAGAAGAGGTTTATGATTACTACGTGCTCGAAGTCAGTTCCTTCCAGCTGAAGTGGTTTGCGGAGGAACGAGTCCGCTTCCACTTGTCGGCCGTAATAAACCTTGGAGAAGACCATCTAGATTATCACAGAAGCATTGACGACTATTTCAAATCTAAACTGCGGTTGGCAAAGATGACCGAAGGTATTACTGTTGTTCCAAAGGCGGTAGCCGACTGTCAAAAAGAGCTTTTGAAAGGCTCTAAGCTCCGTCCGTTTGTAGCACTTGGGGAAGGATTTGACAGTTTTGACAGAGAACATTTGAGAGTGAGAGGCATTGAGTTCAGGACGTCAGATCTTCCGTTTACCGGTCTGCACAATTACGAAAATGTTCTGGTAGTGTTATTGATTTCGCAGCTTATAGGTCTGTCCGCCGAGGATGTATTTCAGGAACTGAAAAGCTATACCTTTCTCTCTCACAGATTGCAGCTTGTGCGAGAGCTAGAAGGAGTAAAATACTACGACGATTCAAAAGCAACTAATGCACATGCTGTCAGTGCAGCCTTAAGGAGCTTCGAGCCTTCAAAGACAATTCTTATTCTTGGTGGAAGGGAAAAGGACGAGACTTACTCGGAACTGATCGAACAACTCGGTCAACTTAAACACGTGGTCATGCTTGGGAGTTCAATGAAGATATTATCTGCTAAACTTCAGATGAGGGGAATACCGGTCTCTGGCGCGGCAAACATGGCCGACGCGGTAAAAATATGCAGGGGACTTGCCGCAAAGGGCGACAATGTTGTTCTCAGTCCGGCGGGATCCAGCTATGACCTTTATATCAATTATAGCGAGAGAGGAAACCACTTTAGAGAAATAGTAACGGCACTGGAGTGA
- a CDS encoding FtsW/RodA/SpoVE family cell cycle protein has protein sequence MKRTYLVLALYTSVFVIFGLVFIYSAGISMEARHPDVTASEFLEKQLIAYAIGLAGALIMIYMKGSWHFKNAFTIYYPLTLIMLVAVLFFPDRGGSNRWIDIGSFSLQVSEFAKISLLLVLAKHFGGLKKRNFLTTFLIPLGITAPLAILVFIEPDLSTTGIIVAIAFVMMIIGGIKMRYLSLALIFVVILVLVLYSGGFIEDYQIQRITSFLTSLTGEEHEQVSYSLMAISSGGLTGKGLGMGLVKYYLPVSYSDFIFAVIGEELGLVGLLVLMFAYVGFIRELIVVGLRGSRTLEGKLYIIGFALYIMIQATINIGVNLGLFPPTGVTLPFVSSGGSSIMSLMIGYGLVFSILLESEEEKEKGLQDEKT, from the coding sequence ATGAAGAGGACCTATTTGGTGCTGGCGCTGTACACCAGTGTCTTCGTGATTTTTGGGCTGGTGTTCATTTATAGTGCCGGGATAAGCATGGAGGCGAGACACCCGGATGTGACTGCTTCCGAGTTTTTAGAGAAGCAGCTGATAGCTTATGCAATAGGTCTTGCGGGAGCTCTCATAATGATATATATGAAAGGTTCCTGGCATTTCAAAAACGCCTTTACCATCTATTATCCGCTTACGCTTATTATGCTGGTTGCCGTGCTCTTTTTTCCAGACAGGGGTGGGTCAAACAGATGGATAGATATTGGCAGCTTCTCGCTCCAAGTCTCGGAGTTTGCAAAGATCTCTTTGCTTCTAGTTCTAGCTAAACATTTCGGAGGTTTAAAGAAGAGAAATTTCCTGACTACTTTTCTGATCCCTCTAGGAATAACTGCGCCACTTGCCATACTCGTATTTATTGAGCCGGATCTCTCTACCACTGGGATTATCGTTGCAATTGCCTTTGTCATGATGATAATCGGCGGTATCAAAATGCGTTATTTGTCGCTAGCACTTATCTTCGTTGTTATTTTGGTGCTAGTTCTGTACAGTGGCGGATTCATAGAGGACTATCAGATTCAGAGGATAACCTCCTTCTTGACTTCTTTAACTGGCGAGGAACATGAGCAAGTCTCATACTCCCTTATGGCGATTTCTTCGGGCGGTCTCACCGGTAAAGGTCTTGGTATGGGACTTGTCAAATATTACCTGCCCGTAAGCTACTCCGACTTCATTTTTGCAGTTATTGGAGAGGAACTCGGTCTCGTTGGATTGCTTGTGCTAATGTTTGCCTATGTTGGCTTTATAAGAGAGCTTATCGTTGTCGGGCTCAGAGGCTCGAGAACACTCGAAGGCAAGCTCTACATAATTGGATTCGCTCTTTACATAATGATCCAGGCTACGATTAATATTGGCGTAAATTTGGGTCTCTTTCCACCTACTGGTGTCACACTGCCCTTCGTAAGTTCGGGGGGCTCTTCGATAATGTCATTGATGATTGGTTACGGACTGGTCTTCTCAATACTCTTAGAATCTGAAGAAGAAAAAGAAAAGGGACTCCAGGATGAAAAAACTTAA
- a CDS encoding UDP-N-acetylglucosamine--N-acetylmuramyl-(pentapeptide) pyrophosphoryl-undecaprenol N-acetylglucosamine transferase produces the protein MKKLKIAFCGGGTGGHYYPAVAILHALSRVREIELLYFTVWGKIDDRSVDRDFPGVRKMSLKLTGLKRPLYSPANASIFFSHLRTERSVKRQLAEFSPDFLFSTGGYVSYPVVRAAKSLEIPVYIHEQNSIVGIANKRLAKYAKRFFISFEESGRDLELPKERIVFSGNPVRESKITRNEVMKRFDLPDNKPLIVVLGGSLGSELINRACEGLYEEIQSNDCELSFLHSTGDESSAISLRRFPFVRAFSYIEDLTDAIACADLVVSRGGATTIAELQYFGRKGIIIPWSGAAENHQFYNARSLERVGLGYVILEENLTSTALRIAIKEMLHRQISYKPPRRPVEIVLDNILREESI, from the coding sequence ATGAAAAAACTTAAAATTGCCTTTTGTGGCGGGGGAACCGGAGGACACTATTATCCTGCAGTTGCAATTCTGCATGCCCTGAGTCGTGTAAGAGAAATAGAGCTGTTGTATTTCACGGTTTGGGGAAAGATAGATGATAGAAGTGTTGATAGAGATTTCCCCGGGGTAAGGAAGATGTCACTGAAGCTCACTGGACTGAAAAGGCCCCTGTACAGTCCTGCCAATGCCAGTATTTTCTTTTCACATCTCAGAACTGAAAGGTCTGTAAAGAGACAGCTTGCCGAATTCAGCCCCGATTTCCTTTTTTCAACGGGCGGATACGTTTCCTATCCAGTTGTCAGAGCGGCAAAGAGTCTTGAAATACCCGTTTACATTCATGAACAAAACTCGATAGTTGGGATAGCAAACAAAAGATTGGCCAAATACGCAAAGCGGTTCTTCATTTCATTTGAGGAGAGTGGAAGAGATCTTGAACTTCCAAAAGAAAGGATTGTTTTTTCTGGAAACCCTGTGAGAGAATCGAAGATCACAAGAAATGAAGTAATGAAGAGATTCGATCTTCCGGATAATAAGCCCCTCATTGTAGTGCTCGGTGGAAGTCTTGGATCCGAATTGATAAATAGAGCGTGTGAAGGGCTTTACGAAGAGATTCAGAGCAATGATTGCGAACTCAGTTTTCTTCACTCAACCGGCGATGAAAGCTCGGCAATTTCGCTCAGACGGTTTCCTTTTGTGCGAGCCTTTTCTTATATAGAAGACCTTACAGACGCCATAGCGTGCGCGGATCTAGTTGTGTCAAGAGGAGGAGCTACTACAATCGCCGAGCTACAGTATTTTGGAAGAAAGGGTATAATAATACCGTGGAGCGGCGCGGCAGAAAACCACCAGTTTTACAATGCTCGCTCACTGGAAAGAGTTGGACTTGGTTATGTTATACTGGAAGAGAATTTGACTTCCACAGCTTTGAGAATTGCAATAAAGGAAATGTTGCATAGACAGATCAGCTACAAACCTCCAAGAAGACCAGTTGAGATTGTATTGGATAATATACTCCGGGAGGAATCGATTTGA